The genomic stretch TTAAATCCTAAAAAAGATACAATCCATGCAGTGATGGTGGTTCCAATATTGGCCCCCATGATGACACCGATGGCTTGTGCGAGTGAAATTAAACCAGCATTGACAAATCCAACCACTAGAACGGTGGTTGCCGAACTGGATTGTATTGTAGATGTAATAAATAGTCCGCTGAAAACAGCAGAGACTCTGTTTCTCGTCATAGACGAAAGAAAGGAACGAAGCCGATCTCCCGCCACGCGTTGTAAGGACTCACTTAGTAATTTCATCCCGTAGATGAAAATCCCGAGCCCACCTAAAACTTGAATAAGTAGTGACCAATTCATAGATGTAATATTTCCAAGGTTTAATTTCTTTGATTACAATTTGGTACCAACCTTTTATTCGGTTGCAGTATTTTTTTCCGTTGGTACTTTGTAACCAATATGTCAAAAACCATCAGCAAAGGAATGGTTGTAGGATTTTCCTATCACCTAAAGAACGCCCAGGGAGAAACTCTGGACCAATCAGACGAACCACTATTATACCTCCACGGCTGGCAAAATATCATTCCCGGTTTGGAAAAAGAACTAGAAGGATTAGTGAACGGAGATTCTAAAAATGTAACTGTACCACCTGAAGATGGTTATGGGACATATAACGAAGCTCTGATCTTTCAAGTTCCCAAAACGGAACTTCCTGCGGAAGCAGAGTTAGAAGTGGGAATGGAATTCCAAACGGACACTCCCGAAGGTAGAATGGTTCTATACTTACAAGAAGTTCGTGATGCAGATGTCATTTTGAACGGCAATCACCCGTTAGCTGGAGAAACACTCCACTTTGCGGTTACAATTAAGTCCATTCGCGAAGCAACGGAAGAAGAATTGCAACACGGTCACGTGCACGGTCCAGGCGGACACCACCACCACTAGAATTCTCTTTTTTCGTAATTTTCTCTCTGGGTCTTCTTTCAGATTGCTTTTTTTAGAAAGGGTAATTACACTGACAGAAGATTCAGAGTATTGTTGATTTTCACCGCCGAAGTAGTCCTTTCAAGCTTGCACGCTGGTAGCTTTCCTAAGTTTTTCCCTGCATTTTTCTGGAGTTCTTACCCAAAATCCCTATTTAGGGTTCCGACGATTGTAAATCTAGAATTCCCGAGTCAACTTTAACAAACAGGACAAAAACTATGTCAGTAAACATTTACGTTGGCAACCTCTCTTACGATATGACTGAAGGTAAACTCAGTGAGCTTTTCGGAGCACACGGAGCAGTAACTTCTGCAAAAATCATCACTGACCAGTATTCTGGCCGTTCTAAAGGTTTCGGATTCATCGAAATGAAAGATGGAAAAGAAGCTGATAACGCAATTAAAGAACTTAACGGAAAGAACATTCTTAACCGTGAGATGAAAGTAAACATCGCAAAACCTAAAACAAACAACTGGAGATAATCCAAGTTTGCTGAAAGGCCGTCGCTTAACTAAAGGTTATGCGGCGGTTTTTTTGCCCAATTCGTTTTTGAAAAATAAAAAGAACTAATACAAATCCTTTTTTAAATAAATCCCTTTTCCTTTCACTCTTTCACTTACCCTCTACAAAACCAACTGGTATTTCGCTTTCATCTTCTCGATTTGTTCTTCTGGAATTTGATGTATATTTTTTCCGCCATGCCGATTCTCCACAGTCACAACATGAAGTCTATATCCAAATTCTTTCGCCAATTGAGTGTAAGGTGAAAGTTCCCAATCTAAAGTAAATGTATTGTCTACAATCACAAAAGGAACACCATGTTCGAGAGCTTGTTTTGTTTTGGATTCGCAGTCTTTGTACGCTAAATGATTTTTTTGATAATCAAAATGATAATCACCAACTTCATTTTCAAAATAAGAATCAATCGAAAAGATAGGGGCTCCATTCGTAAGAGAAAGGGCTTTTGCCAAACTGGTTTTTCCGGAACCAGGAATTCCTCTTAAAGCAAGTAATGTTTTGTTTGTATCGATGTTACTGAGATCGGTTCTCAAATCTTCTGATTTCTTAGATTCCATTTTCTAAATCCTAGTTCTTTTTCACCTTAGGGAAAGAGAAAAATCTCGCCTGGAATGATTCTATCTGAAAGAATAGAACAGAAACAAGGAGACTTTTGTGTCATACGAAGCTTATAAACTCATCCATATTTTCGGAATGTATCTTTTATTTTTATCTCTCGGGGGAATCACTCTCTACACAGTCAATGGGGGAAAAAAATCGGAGAACAAATTCAAAACTGTGGCGGCCATCACTCATGGAGTAGCCCTCCTACTCATCATCGTTGCCGGATTTGGCCTTATGAAGTTTCGAGGAATTTCTCATTCCGCACTTCCAGTTTGGGTGATTTTAAAAATCGTCATCTGGCTTGCGTTTGGTGGACTTTTAGCAATGGCTTCCAAAAAAGAAAAATTTGCCAAAATCCTTTGGTTTGTATTTCCTCTTTTAGGTTTAGCTGCGGCTTACCTCGCTTTCTACCAACCGTTTTAATTTTCTAAACCACACCCTCCCGTAGATTCTAACACGGGAGGGTCTCAATTTTTCATTCTTACCTTTTTCTTTTTCTATTCTCAAATCTAACTCTGTCTACATAAAGAAGACAATTGATGTAAATTGGATCTAGGACGGAATATGATGGAGAAACGAATCGAAACCGACTCTATGGGTGAAATTGAAGTAGAAAGCTCTCGTTATTGGGGTGCACAAACAGAACGTTCCCTCCACCACTTCCATATCGGCAATGATAGATTTCCAAGAGAAATGATTCGAGCTCTTGGAATTTTAAAAAAGTGCGCAGCATTAACAAACAAAGAGTTAGGTATCTTATCTCTAGAAAAAACGGAACTCATCGTCAAAGCGGCAGAAGAAGTCATTGTCGGAACTTTAGATGATCACTTTCCTCTTGCCATATGGCAAACCGGATCGGGAACACAAACCAATATGAATGTGAATGAAGTCATTTCCAATCGTGCCATCGAAATGGCAGATGGAGTTATGGGTTCCAAAAAACCCATCCATCCCAATGATGATGTTAACAAAGCCCAAAGTTCCAACGATACCTTTCCGACAGCCATGCACATTGCCTGTGCCGAACAATTGGTTCACAAACTCATTCCCGCCTTACAAACACTTCACGATACCTTCGAAAAAAAATCAAAAGAGTTTGGCAAGATCATTAAAATTGGCCGAACCCATTTACAAGATGCCACACCACTCACTCTCGGTCAGGAATTTTCAGGTTATGTACAACAACTCTCCTATTCCATAGATAGAATCAAACGGGTGTTACCATCTGTTTACCGATTGGCACTTGGCGGAACGGCTGTGGGAACAGGACTCAATACCCATCCTGATTTTGCAGCGGGAGCAGCGGCGGCAATTGCTAAAGAAACAGGACTTTCTTTTATCACTGCAGAGAACAAGTTTGAAGCACTTGCTGCCCATGATTCGTTAGTCGAAGTCAGTGGAGTTTTAAAAACTATTGCCTGTTCTCTGATGAAAATTGCAAACGACATTCGTTGGTTGGCCTCTGGCCCACGCTCTGGGATTGGAGAAATCTCCATTCCCGAAAATGAACCAGGCTCTTCCATTATGCCAGGAAAGGTCAATCCCACACAATCGGAAGCCATGACTATGGTTGCCGCTCAGGTCATTGGAAATGATGTGGCCGTGAATCTAGGAGGATCTTCCGGCAATTTTGAACTGAATGTGTTCAAACCACTGATTATTTTTAATGTCTTAAATTCCATACGACTGTTAGCGGATGCAAGCGTCTCTTTTGAAGAACATTGCGTAAGAGGAATTGAACCGAACCTCGAAACCATAAACCAAAATTTGAATCGTTCGCTGATGCTTGTGACCGCACTCAATCCATATATTGGTTATGACAAGGCAGCAAAGATTGCGAAAACAGCTCATAAAGAAAATTCTACTTTGAAAGAAGCAGGAATCAAACTAGGAATCCTCACTGGAGAAGAATTTGACGAATGGGTGAAACCGGAAGAGATGATCTCTCCTCAAGAGTAGTTTTTGCCCTTAAAGATCAAATAAAACAATAAATTAGTATATCATAATATAATGACTTACAATAAATGATACATATCTTCCATAATAAAGTGATTGACTTTTTTAACCAATTCTTTTTATTTGGCCTTGTCTAGCTCTTATAGAGACGGGGGAACCAAATTTTGGGGCGTACTGCTATTGCAGAGGATATCTCTCAATCCTAGCCCGACAGCTAACCTCGGAGACTTTGAGGGAAGGTAAACAACCTTCCACAAACTATTTTTTGTAAGGAAGGAAGTTTATGAAGTCCTCACTATTTTATACCCTAGCGGTAGCCATTTTTTTCGGCGCACTCGCTTTCGTTTTTTACCTCGGTAAGTTGTATTTCCCACTCAATCACGGTTTGAATCCTTTGAGCCTAGAAATCAATTTTTCTCACTTCTTAGTTGGCTTTGTGGCTCATTTAAAATCTCCCTTCGGGCGATTGCTTCTGCAAATCCTACTAATCCTTGTTACATGCAAAATCTTTTCGTTTTTGTTTTCGTTAATCAGGATTCCGAGCGTAATCGGAGAAATCACGGGAGGTTTGGTACTCGGCCCTTCACTACTTGGTATGTTGGCACCAGAATTTTCCGAGATGATCTTCCCTGCATCTTCCATGGGTTCCTTGAAATTACTCAGCCAAGTGGGTTTGATTTTTTTCATGTTTCTCATCGGGCTAGAGACCGACTGGAAAAATTTACATGGAAGTTTACATACCGCTGTTGTCATCAGCCATGTATCGATCATGTTTCCCTTTTTACTCGGTGTGATTTCTTCTTTATTTTTATTTGAAACACTAGCACCAGAAAAAGTTTCCTTTCTATCATTCAGTCTCTTTTTGGGAATTTCTATGTCGATCACCGCTTTCCCTGTGTTAGCGCGAATCATTCAGGAAAAAAAATTAAACACTGAGAGATCGGGAGTTCTCGCAATCACATGTGCCGCAGCGGATGATGTCACGGCATGGCTGATTTTGGCTTTGATTTTAGGACTCACTTCTTCCGATTCAATGTCTGGGGTTCTGCTTTGTTTTTTTGGAGTGGTCCTCTTTCTTTATCTAGCATTCAAATATGTTAGAACAAGGTTTGCGAGTAGTCTTTCAAAATTAGAAAATATAGATTTTCTACCAAACTATATCGTATTTTTTCTTTTTATTTGGCTCACTTTTTCATCCTTATTTACGGAATCAATGGGCATTCACTCATTGTTTGGAGCATTTATCGCTGGTTCTACGATCCCAGCAAATCATAAAATCAGAAAAATCATCATTAATAAATTCCAAGATGTAAGTGTAATCTTTCTCCTACCTTTATTTTTCGCATACTCTGGTTTAAAAACTCAAATTGGTCTTTTATCAGATCCAAATTTATTTTTGATTTGTTTATTAATTCTGTTTGTTGCCATTTTTGGAAAGTTAGGTGGCAGTACCATTTCCGCAAGGTTTTTGGGAGAAACATGGAAGGATTCCCTCATCATCGGTATTCTGATGAATACACGAGGACTTATGGAACTAATCGTTTTAAACATCGGATTAGAAATGGGAATCATCGGGCCAGAATTATTCACCATTATGGTGATTATGGCTTTGGTAACGACAGCAATGAGTGGTCCAGCCATCAATTTGGTGCAGAGACTTTTCAAAAAGAAAAGTATTCCTGATGTTGTTCCTGTTTTGGAAAACTCAGGCCAAGGTATTCATCCCAAAATTTTGATCGCCTTTGCCAGACCCAAAACAGGAATTGACTTGGTAAAACTTTGTTATAAAATTTTTCCAAACGCAAAGTTCAGAACCTTCCATGTGAACCAAAACTATAATTTTGACATTGAACAATCTCAGTATGAAATGTCCATTCTCTTCGAAAACATTAGGTTTATTTCCGCAAATGAAGGGATCCCTGTGGACTTTCAATTTTCCTCTTCAGAAAATTTTGAAACTGCTTTATGGGAACAGATAAATGAATACAACCCAGACCTTTTGATTTTAGGGTCACCTAACGTAGAATCATGGAAAGAAATCAATAAAGGTCCAATTAAAAAGATCATTAAATCTTCAAATTGTTCGGTGGCAGTATTCGTAAACAAAGGACTCGAATCATTAAATAAAATTTTTATGGAATCTGATTCAGAAGGTGCTGTTTCCATCATCAATAGTTTGGGAGGAGATCCAAGTTTATTCAAACAATGGCAAGATGGGGATCATTTTGATCCAAATCATCATGTATTTGTTAGAGATTGGAACACAGAGAAAGACTTCGAATTTCTGAAAAAGAACTATTTGATTTTGGGTAAAAAACGAAGTTAAACGTTTTCAATTTTAATCCATTTCCTTTGGTTTTCTCAAGTGAAATGTGAAATGAAAAATCTAAGATGATCCGCTCCAAGGGAAGTATTCCTTTCCTTGGTTCGATTCTCTTAAACTTAAGTTTTGATCACATTCCGAATTTTATCCCAATAATTTTGGCGCCAACCTTCTTCTACATCATCGATGAGTTCTTTCGGCACACCACGATGAGTGAGTACGAGCTCAGTTCCACCTTCAGAAGTTTCTTTTAACGTAAAAGTAGCCATAGAAAAAATTCCCTCGGGAAAATCGTTTCGTCTCCAGGCCTGGACAATTCGTTTTGAGGGTTTAAGATCCACAATGATGCCGGTAACTTTTCCAGACAGAGCAGAAAAGTTACCGCCGATACGTTTGCTGATCGTCGCCGTTTCACCAGTCAAAGCAGAGACTTTCTTTGAATCTGCGATGTACTGATAGATCGTTGTGGGAGCAGCCCTGAATTTTACTTTTTGTTTAATCGTTTTACACATCTTGGATTACCTTGTATGAATTTCCAAATCCTATTCTACACTTTCAATACGGTTTTCTGGTTTTTCTGAAAAATAAATTATTGGCATCGCAAAACCGCTCTGATAAACTCTATTAGTCATGAAATTATTAATTGCCCTACTCCTCTTTCTATTTCTCTCCTGCAAACCAGCAGATCTTAATAATTCTGGTGACCCATTCTCAAACTCTTATGTGTCGCAGAACCTTGTTTTGTGTGCTTTAGGAAAAGGATTCTGTGATCCATGTGTAGGTGTTTCAAACTATATATCATTTATGGAATCGATCGGTTCTGGTATCATGGTTGGTTTGAGATCTGTCCTTGATTCCAGTCAAAACTCTTATGTGATTGGACAGACAAATCAATTGGTCGCTGGAGCAGATGGAATCACTTCTTTTCAAGGAACCGTTGGGAATTCCCAGAATTTGATTCTATCAAAAAAAAATAAACAAGGTGGAAAGGAATGGATTAAATACTTAGGTCGAAAGTCAGACAGGCCCATTGGTATCCTTCATACAAAAAATGGAGGAATCTATTTTTTTGCATCCACTCCCACTTCATTACCTGGCCCCAAACGCTCATTTGTTGGAACCCCAGACTCAAGCAGCAATATAATTTTAGGTAAAATGAATCCAAACGGAAATCTAGAATGGTTCACTTATTTAAATAACGGAACCACTGCTACATCCGATTTACATTTGGTGGATATGATAGATACGGAAGACCAATCAGGTATTTTGCTTTTTGGAAATGCAGATACTGCGCTTGCAAATCCAGGAACCATACTTACAGCCGCTCCCTCAAATAACGATTGGTTTCTCATGAAAATTTCTTATTCGGGGGACCCAATTAGTATAAGATACTATGAAGTACCTACACCTCTCAGTAGTTTTAGGCCAAGAAAATTTGTTTCCATTCCGAATAACGGAGGTTACTACTTACAAGCTAGCGTTTTAAATACTTTTAGTTTGTATCCAAATGGATTAAATACATATACTGGATCATTTAACAATGCTCTCATCGTTAAATTAGCTTCTAACTTAAATTATGAATGGCATCGCTATTTTGGAACATCTAGTGGAGCCCCAGAAGACACACCTTTTTTTCCTATGGTCGCTCTCTCTGATTCCTCTCTTGTTTTTGCCAATAATTTCAATGTAAACATAATCACACTCGGGTTAGGTCATCCAGAAACAACTCCGACAAATTATGCAAGTTTATTCTATTCAGTGAATGCTAGTGGTGCTCTTCTATACTCTAGTTTTACTTTTGGATTAGGAGATATTGCAAAAACATATGAACTAGTCAAAAAAAATGATAACGAGTTAATTGCATTTAACGGAAGTGGGGGCGGGGCGGCAGAGAACGCAAGTATCGTGAAAATCAGTGCAACTAACTTCACAAAGCTTGCAAGTCAACCAAGACCAGGTGTATTTTTAACTTCGGGATGCCTGGTCTGCGGAAAAATCTTTGCCACCGCCTACTCACCGATAAACGTAGATGGTGCCATCATTCCTTTTGGGGCAGGTTCAGGAGTGGGAGGAGTGTTTAACTCCTACCACAGCGTGTTTTCTCCGTCTTTTTGAACCTTTTATAAATTTTTTTTCAATTCAACATTTGGAAAAAGTCATTTCCTTTGTCATCCACCACAATAAAGGCAGGAAAGTTTTCCACATCAATCGACCATACGGCTTCCATACCTAACTCTGGAAAATCGAGGACTTCTACCTTTTTGATATTTTCTTTTGCAAGAAGGGCTGCTGGTCCTCCGATGGATCCGAGATAAAAACCACCGTTCTTTTTGCAACTATCAGTGACTACTTTGGAACGATTTCCTTTGGCAAGAGAAATCATAGAGTAACCTTTCTCTTGGAAAAGAGGAACGTAACTATCCATACGACCAGCTGTGGTTGGACCAAAGGATCCCGATGGCATTCCTTCTGGAGTTTTGGCAGGGCCCGCATAATACACAGGATGGTTTTTGAAATAATCAGGAAGAGGTTCACCCTTATCCAATTTTTCCTT from Leptospira congkakensis encodes the following:
- a CDS encoding cation:proton antiporter; its protein translation is MKSSLFYTLAVAIFFGALAFVFYLGKLYFPLNHGLNPLSLEINFSHFLVGFVAHLKSPFGRLLLQILLILVTCKIFSFLFSLIRIPSVIGEITGGLVLGPSLLGMLAPEFSEMIFPASSMGSLKLLSQVGLIFFMFLIGLETDWKNLHGSLHTAVVISHVSIMFPFLLGVISSLFLFETLAPEKVSFLSFSLFLGISMSITAFPVLARIIQEKKLNTERSGVLAITCAAADDVTAWLILALILGLTSSDSMSGVLLCFFGVVLFLYLAFKYVRTRFASSLSKLENIDFLPNYIVFFLFIWLTFSSLFTESMGIHSLFGAFIAGSTIPANHKIRKIIINKFQDVSVIFLLPLFFAYSGLKTQIGLLSDPNLFLICLLILFVAIFGKLGGSTISARFLGETWKDSLIIGILMNTRGLMELIVLNIGLEMGIIGPELFTIMVIMALVTTAMSGPAINLVQRLFKKKSIPDVVPVLENSGQGIHPKILIAFARPKTGIDLVKLCYKIFPNAKFRTFHVNQNYNFDIEQSQYEMSILFENIRFISANEGIPVDFQFSSSENFETALWEQINEYNPDLLILGSPNVESWKEINKGPIKKIIKSSNCSVAVFVNKGLESLNKIFMESDSEGAVSIINSLGGDPSLFKQWQDGDHFDPNHHVFVRDWNTEKDFEFLKKNYLILGKKRS
- a CDS encoding SRPBCC domain-containing protein, producing the protein MCKTIKQKVKFRAAPTTIYQYIADSKKVSALTGETATISKRIGGNFSALSGKVTGIIVDLKPSKRIVQAWRRNDFPEGIFSMATFTLKETSEGGTELVLTHRGVPKELIDDVEEGWRQNYWDKIRNVIKT
- a CDS encoding RNA recognition motif domain-containing protein, which translates into the protein MSVNIYVGNLSYDMTEGKLSELFGAHGAVTSAKIITDQYSGRSKGFGFIEMKDGKEADNAIKELNGKNILNREMKVNIAKPKTNNWR
- the fumC gene encoding class II fumarate hydratase, translating into MEKRIETDSMGEIEVESSRYWGAQTERSLHHFHIGNDRFPREMIRALGILKKCAALTNKELGILSLEKTELIVKAAEEVIVGTLDDHFPLAIWQTGSGTQTNMNVNEVISNRAIEMADGVMGSKKPIHPNDDVNKAQSSNDTFPTAMHIACAEQLVHKLIPALQTLHDTFEKKSKEFGKIIKIGRTHLQDATPLTLGQEFSGYVQQLSYSIDRIKRVLPSVYRLALGGTAVGTGLNTHPDFAAGAAAAIAKETGLSFITAENKFEALAAHDSLVEVSGVLKTIACSLMKIANDIRWLASGPRSGIGEISIPENEPGSSIMPGKVNPTQSEAMTMVAAQVIGNDVAVNLGGSSGNFELNVFKPLIIFNVLNSIRLLADASVSFEEHCVRGIEPNLETINQNLNRSLMLVTALNPYIGYDKAAKIAKTAHKENSTLKEAGIKLGILTGEEFDEWVKPEEMISPQE
- a CDS encoding FKBP-type peptidyl-prolyl cis-trans isomerase, with protein sequence MSKTISKGMVVGFSYHLKNAQGETLDQSDEPLLYLHGWQNIIPGLEKELEGLVNGDSKNVTVPPEDGYGTYNEALIFQVPKTELPAEAELEVGMEFQTDTPEGRMVLYLQEVRDADVILNGNHPLAGETLHFAVTIKSIREATEEELQHGHVHGPGGHHHH
- a CDS encoding ATP-binding protein translates to MESKKSEDLRTDLSNIDTNKTLLALRGIPGSGKTSLAKALSLTNGAPIFSIDSYFENEVGDYHFDYQKNHLAYKDCESKTKQALEHGVPFVIVDNTFTLDWELSPYTQLAKEFGYRLHVVTVENRHGGKNIHQIPEEQIEKMKAKYQLVL